The Psychrobacillus sp. FSL K6-4046 DNA window GTAATGCTTCCATTTTCATTTGTACCCGTTCGTTCTAACAGCTTAGGTAAAATAGAAAATACGGAGGGAGTATACCCTCTTGTAGCTGGTGGTTCACCAACTGCTAATCCTATTTCCCGTTGAGCCATCGCTACACGGGTAACGGAATCCATCATTAGCATGACATTTAAGCCTTTGTCTCGAAAATACTCCGCAATAGCAGTAGCAGTAAATGCTCCCTTAATACGCATAAGAGCTGGCTGGTCAGAAGTCGCAGCTATTACGATTGACCTTTCCAATCCTTCTTTGCCAAGATCACGTTCAATAAACTCTCGAACCTCTCTGCCACGTTCTCCAATAAGGGCAATCACGTTTAAGTCAGCATTCGTATTTCTTGCAATCATTCCTAACAGGGTACTTTTACCTACACCTGAACCAGCAAAAATACCAACCCTTTGTCCCTTTCCGACTGTAAGCATACCATCAATCGCCTTCACTCCCACCTCAATTTGCTCATGAATAGGTGGTCTTGTTAAAGGATTTGGTGGATCTTGCTCTGTACCAACTGTGCTCAAGCCTTTCGGTAACACCGTTCCATCAATTGGATTGCCCATGGAATCAAGTACTTTCCCAATTAACTCAGGACCTACTTTTATTTCTAAAGGACTGTTTGTTCCTTCTACTAAACATCCTGTGGAAATTTCACGTATATTTGTATAAGGCATCAAGACTACAGTTTCTTCTTTAAAGCCTACTACTTCAGCAAGAATGACAGAGGGACCATTTTTAGCAGAATTAATATGGATTTTACATACATCTCCAATAGAGCTCTCGGGGCCTTGCGACTCAATCATTAATCCAACTACACGATTTACACGGCCGTACTTTTTAAAAGTAGAGACATTTGGTATTTTTTGGATTAAATCGATTGCTTTCATTACTCTCACTCCATGCTTTCAAGAATATCAACCAGCTTACGTCTTAATTCTTTTACTTGTTCATCAATACTTACAACAATTCGACCATGATTTGTTTCAATATAACAATCTGTATCATTCATTTCCTCGTCTACGAAAATCATAAATGGCACGTCTATCGGGAAGATAGAAGCAAGCTCTTCTCGATTTTTAGATACTAGATTGAAGTAATATGGGGAAACATATATTTTTATTTCTTTCATTTCACGAGCTTCTTTTAAGCCCCTTTGAACAATAGACAAAAACAAATCGAAATCTTCCTCTAATTTAATCCCAATGATTCGCTCTGCATTTCGAATACTCAATTCAAGAATTACTTGTTCTTGTTGCTGTAAATAGGCAGCAGCATTTTCATATGCTGTTTGCATCGCTTCGTTGGCTGTTTTTAGGGAACTTTGCATGTCAGCCAGTGCCTTTTGTCTTCCTTCTTCTACACCTTGTGCAAATCCTTCTTCGTAAGCACTTTGTTGATAGCTAAGCTTCTGGTTATTCCATTCATTTAGCTCCTGTTGAATTTGTTGCCGAGTATTTTCCACTTCTAATTGTAACTGCTTTTGTTTATTCCTTATTTCTTGATTGACCTCATCCAACATTTTGCTGCGTTCTATATTGAAGCTTTCCTTTATAGCGAGCGGTGTTTTATCGCTTGTCTCTTCTACATTGAGATTTCTTATATGAATCGGACGGAATTTTTCTGTATTACAATCCATTTGTACGTTTCGGAAAATTTTAGACAATAATGTCATCTCCTCCACCACGGGCAATGATAATTTCACCAGCATCTTCTAGTCGTCTAATCACAGAAACAATTCTGCTTTGTGCTTCTTCTACATCACGTAATCGGACTGGTCCCATAATATCCATTTCTTCTTTAAAGGTTTCTGCCATTCTTGTAGACATATTTCGGAAGATAATATCCTTCACTTCCTCGCTCGACACCTTCATAGAAAGAATAAGATCTTCATTTTCACAATCACGTATAACTCTTTGAATAGAACGGTTGTCCAACGTAACGATATCTTCGAATACAAACATTCTCTTTTTAATCTCTTCTGCAAGCTCTGGATCTTGAATTTCAAGAGCATCTAAAATAGTTTTTTCAGTAGTTCGATCGACACCATTTAGTACTTCTACAACTGCATCTACACCGCCAGTTTCTGTAAAGTCCTGAGTTACGGTAGAGGAAAGTTTTCTCTCAAGCACTGATTCTATTTCACTAATTACTTCCGGAGAAGTAGAATCCATTGTTGCAATCCTTCTAGCTATATCTGCTTGTACTTCCTGAGGAAGGGAAGATAAAATAATCCCCGCCTGCTGTGGTTCAAGATAAGATAAAATTAAAGCAATCGTTTGAGGATGTTCATTTTGTATAAAGTTAAACAGCTGCGTTGGCTCTGCTCTTCTAGCAAAATCAAAAGGACGAACTTGTAAGGATGACGTCAAACGGTTGATAATTGCTTGAGCATGATCACTACCAAGTGCCTTTTCAAGAACTGTCCTTGCATAGCCAATACCACCCTGTGATATATAATCCTGCGCTAGGGCAATATGATGGAATTCCTCTATAATACCTTCTTTTATTTCCGGTTCTACTTTTTTCACTCCAGATATTTCTAGAGTTAATCGTTCAATTTCTTCTTCATTTAAATGCTTATAAATGGAAGCAGACACTTCTGGTCCTAGAGAAATTAATAGGAGCGCGGCTTTTTGCTTACCTGTTAGTTCTTTCTCTTTTTTATTCATAGCCGTCCCTCCTTAATCCTCTGCAATCCAAGTACGTAATAACTTTGCAAATTCCTCTGGCTTGTCTTTAGCCATTTTTTCTAGTTGCTTACGTCTTAAAGTAGATTCTGTTTCTTTCTCATTATTAATATCATCAACTTTTGGTATCTCTCTTGCCTCTTCGACAATAAGTAATTCTTCCTCTTCCTCACTTCTTCTTGAACGAATTAAAGTAATGACAAGAAGAATAATGGAGACTAATAATATTCCACCAATTACATATACCCACCAAGGGATTGTTGAAGAAGATACTTCAGCAACCGAATTTTTCCCTCTCAGCTCCTGAACCGAAACTACAATCTTATCTTCCACTTGTTCCTCTGTTAGTTCTCCTACACCTTTGTCGATGGAAGTTCTAACAATTGTAGCAAGCATCTGTTCGATATCTCCTCGGATATCTTCCGGTAAGGATGCAACATCTTCTGCATTTGGTGGTTCAACCATTACTTGTATACCTATGTCTCTAATTTTATATGGACTTTCAACAATCTCTTTTCGGATACGATTCACTTCATTGTTTATTGTATCTTCCGATCTTTCGTAATCTCCATCGGCAGTAGTTCCTTCTACATAGTTGGTGAAGTTATCAGTAGCATCCTCTCCTTGAGGAGTACCACCAGCTACCGGATTGTTGCCCGTAAACGTTTCAGAAATACGTTGAGCACTAATTTCAATTCCAGCCATATTTTCTACATCGACTGGCTCTACGAGATTCTCTTCTCGATTTTCTTGTTTAAAATCGATATCTGTAGTAATGGATACTACTACTTTATCTTGGCCCATTAAGGTACCTAGCATGGTTTGTACTTGTCGTTGTAGGTCTCGCTCAATCGTCTTCTTCAATGTCATTTGATCTGTGACAGTTGTACCACCAGAACCATTTGCCTGCTGGAGGTCGAAATACTCTAGGAATTGGTTTCTTATAACGATATCTTCAGTAGATAAGTTCGGAATAGATTTAGAAACTAAATTGTATAAGGACGCTATTTGCGTCTCTGAAAATTGATAGCCTGGTTCTGTATTTAGTACAATAGATGCACTTGCTGTTTCATTGCTTTGGGATAAAAATACCCCTTCTTCAGGTAAGGTGATCATTACCTTTGCTTCCTTAACACCTTCCACGCTTTTAATCAAATTGGCTAGTTCAGTTTGTGTAGTAGCCAGCTTTAATACATTAAACTCGTTATCTGTCATCCCAAAGCCTGCATTTTGAGAGAAGAAGCTATAATCAATCATTCCTGATTGCGGAAATCCCTCTGCTGCCATTTGCACTAATAAAGTATCCTTCTGTTCCTTTGGAACTAATATAGAAGTCCCTCCAACAGCTATTTCATTTGGTATACCTTTAGAATCTAAATTTTCTTTTATACGTCCTACTTCAGAAGGAGTTACCTCTGAATATAAAGGAACCATTTCCGTTCTTGTAAGAAAAAAGGTCAGGACCGCAGCAAGAATTATTACACCTAGAAATCCGCCAATCATAGTCCCTTTTTGACCTTTAGTACGACTCTTCCAAAATGTTGTTATATCACTTTTAATTTTTGTTATACGCTCATTCATTTTTATCCTCCGGTTATGGTGAATATTTTAGCTCGATATATTACAATAACCGAGGTCTAAACCTGCATACGCATTATTTCTTGGTATGCTTCTACGACTTTATTACGAATCTCTAATGTTGCATTTAATGCAATACTTGCCTTCTGTGATGCGATCATTACTTCATGAAGCTCAATATTTCCACCACTTATTAGTTTGTTGGTTGCTACATCTGAAGCCTTCTGTGTATCATTTACCGAGTTAATAGCACTTTGAAGGAAATCACCAAAGTTTTCTTGTGCTTGAGATGGACTCAACTTATTTGCTGCCAAAGGTGCATTTACTTGGCCAACATTAAACATAGATACTGATTCAATAGCCATTAAGCGTTAAACCTTCTTTCTATTTTCCTATTTCAAGTGCCTTTGAAAGCATTGCCTTATTTGCATTAAAAACGGTGACATTCGCCTCATATGAACGAGTAGCAGAGATAAGATCAACCATCTCTCTTAAAGGATCGACGTTAGGCATTGCTACATATCCTTCCTCGTTAGCATCAATATGTGAAGGATCATATACAAGTTTAAAAGGTGTTTCTGCATCCTCTTTAACTCCCGAGACCTTTACTCCATTTCCTACCCCGCTTTTACTAGAAGTTCCTCTTGCTACATTTAAAATGCTAGAAAAAGAGCCTTCTATTGGTTGTAGAGTTACCGTTTTCCTTCTATATGCCTGCCATTCTCCATCGACCAATTTCGCTCGTGTTGTTTCAGCGTTAGCCATATTAGAAGAAATAACATCCATTCGTAAACGTTGAGCTGTAAGTGCTGACGCAGTAGTGTTCATCCCATGAAATATTGACACTATCAACCGCCTCCTTTAATAACTGTTTGTAGACTATTTAACTTGCCGCTAACACGATCGACTAAAGCATTATAGTAAAGCTGGTTCGTTGCTAGATTAGCCTGTTCCTTATCCATGTCTACCCCATTACCATTACTGCTATATCTTAAATTGGAATAGTCGAATGCTCCAGGTGAGGCTTGACTAGCTTGAAAGTTAAAATGCTTTTCTTCTGTACGGTATGCAGAAATTGAAGACTTCTTTGCATTTTCTAAAAAATCATTAAAGTTAACACTTTTTGCTTTGTAATTTGGTGTGTCAACATTCGCTATATTTTGCGCTATAGTCTTTTGTTTCATAGATGCGAAATTCAAACCTCGTTCTAAATTCTCAATTGTACCGGTAAAAATTCCCACTTTTATCTCCCCTCCGTTTAACTAAATTGAGTATTTTTTATTAATTTTCTATCAAAAACACAATAATCTAATTGTAAAGAAAATGTCACACAGTGTCTATTCATTTTTTTGAAAAATATTAGGTCTTTTATCCTTTTTTTATTCATTTTCGACAAATTATTTGTCACATTTGCTTATCGATGTCTGATTTTGGAATAAAAATGTTTCTATCTTAATTAATTTATTAAATAAAAAAAAGCCAACCCTAGGATATTCTAGAGTTGGCTCCATTTATTAGGATATTATCGCATTTTAAGTTGTGCAAGTTCTGCTAAAAATTTATCATTAAGAACTTTAATATAAGTTCCTTTCATACCAAGAGATCTTGATTCGATAACTCCAGCACTTTCCAGTTTACGAAGAGCGTTAACAATCACAGAACGAGTAATTCCTACACGGTCAGCAATTTTAGATGCTACTAAAAGTCCTTCGTTTCCGTCTAATTCTTCAAAGATATGCTCAATAGCTTCTAATTCACTATATGATAATGAGTTAATAGCCATTTGTACTACTGCTTTGCTTCTAGCTTCTTCTTCAATTTCTTCTGATTTTTCACGTAGGATTTCCATACCAACTACAGTAGCACCATACTCACCTAAGATTAAATCATCGTTTTGGAACTCATCTTTAAGACGTCCTAGAATAAGTGTACCAAGACGCTCTCCACCACCGATAATAGGAACAATTGTAGTTAAACCATCTTTAAACAATTCTCTATTTTCCTCAGGGAATACAGAGTGTTCACTATATACATCTAAGTTAGATGACGTTTCACTCACGTGGAAAAGATTTTTTGTATATTCCTCAGGGAATTGACGCTCTTCCATCATTTTAATGATACGATCATTTTCGATTTGTTGGTGTACTTCGTGACCTAATAGCTTTCCTTTTCTGCTAACGATAAATGCGTTACATTCTATTACATCACTTAATGTTGCAGCCATTTCTTTAAAGTTAACTGGTTTCCCAGCAGATGCCTGTAACATCGAGTTAATTTTGCGTGTTTTGTCTAATAAATTCATTTAAATAAAGCCTCCATTGTAATTTTCCTATTTATTTTAATATTCTAAAGGTTTTTAATTGTTTTTGAAAGTAATAAGAATCGGATTTTAAAGTATAAATTGTGATAAATCTTTATTTTTCACAATATTGTCAAGTTTAGAGTCAATATAAGCAGGAGTGATCTGTATTTGAGCCGGTGAAATATCTGAAGCCTCGTAAGATAGGTCTTCTAAAATTTTCTCCAAAATCGTGTGAAGACGTCTTGCTCCGATATTATCGGTTTCTTGGTTTACCTGATATGCTATATCCCCAATTCTTTCAATTCCCTCATCTGAAAAAGAAATAGTTACTTCTTCAGTTAATAACAATGCCTCATATTGCTTTATTAGAGACTGATGAGGTTCCTTTAGAATTCGGACAAAGTCTTCCTTCGTAAGCTTCTCAAGCTCTACACGAATTGGAAAGCGTCCTTGAAGTTCAGGTATTAAATCAGAAGGCTTCGACATATGGAAAGCACCAGCAGCAATAAACAATATATAATCTGTTTTTACTGCTCCATATTTTGTCGTAACTGTTGAACCTTCTACAATTGGTAATATATCTCTTTGTACCCCTTCACGAGATACATCAGCAGAAGAGCTTCCACCATTTTTGCTAGCGATTTTATCCATTTCATCTATAAAAATAATACCTGTTTGCTCCGTCTTTTCAATGGCAATTTGTGACAACTCATCGTTATCAATTAATTTACCCGCTTCTTCTTGAATTAATACTTTTCTAGCGTCTCTTACTTTCATTTTTCTTTTTTTCTTTTTCTTAGGCATTAAGTTAGAAAGAGCATCCTGCATATTCATGCCCATGCTTTCCATTCCTCCACCTTGTAATGCGTCGAATAAAGATGGTGACTGTTCTGTCACTTCTACCGTTACTATTTCATCCTCTAACTTGCCATCTCTTAAATCTTCGGCAATTTGAGAACGTTTTATACGTACATCTGTATCCTCGGTGTCTGATGAATCATCTTCAGGCTTTCCACCAAATAAAGCTTCAAAGGGATTTTGTCCCGCATTCTTCTTTTTAAGAGAAGGTACAAGAAGCTTTACAATAGCATCATTAGCTAAACGTATAGCCTGATCCTTAACTTCTTCCATTTTTTCTTCTCTTACAATACGAATAGCAGCTTCTACTAAGTCTCTAACCATAGACTCTACATCTCTACCTACATACCCTACTTCTGTAAATTTAGTCGCTTCTACCTTTACAAAAGGGGCTTTTGTTAGCTTGGCAATCCTTCTTGCAATTTCAGTTTTCCCTACACCTGTAGGTCCAATCATCAAAATATTCTTCGGGATTACTTCTGCTTTCATTTCTTCGTTTAACATTTGTCTTCTATAACGATTGCGTAAAGCAACTGCTACAGCCTTCTTTGCTGTTTCTTGGCCTACAATATATTTATTTAAGTGCTCTGTTATTTGTTTAGGGGTTAAGTTAGTTTCCTTCATGTTCACCTAATACCTCCACAATTATTTGATGGTTTGTAAACACACAAATGTCTGCAGCTGTGTTCAAAGCAGCCTCTGCAATTTCCTTTGCAGTCAACTTGTCTCCAGCATATTGTTTTAATGCTCTTCCTGCTGCTAATGCATAATTACCACCTGAGCCTATTGCCAAAACACCGTCATCAGGTTCTATAACCTCTCCGGTACCAGAGACAAGCAACAAGTGCTTTTTATCCATTACTAAAAGCATCGCTTCTAATTGGCGAAGCATTTTATCTCCACGCCATTGTTTAGCTAACTCTACTGCTGCTCGTTGAAGATTACCATTGTACTCTAACAATTTTCCTTCAAACATCTCGAAAAGCGTAAAAGCATCTGCAACAGAACCTGCAAAACCTGCTATAACCTGACCATTGAATAATCTTCTAACTTTTTTTGCTGTATGCTTCATTACCACTTGATTTCCTAAAGTAACTTGACCATCGCCTGCCATTGCATAGCTTCCATTATGACTAACTGCAAATATAGTAGTTGCATGAATTGAACCCATTGTATGACCTCCTGTAGTTACGCCCTTGGGTGGGCATTCATATATGTCTTTCTTAAATGCTCTTTCGTTACGTGAGTATAAACCTGAGTCGAGGAGAGATGAGCGTGCCCTAGCAGCTCTTGGACACTTCTTAAATCAGCACCATTGTTAAGTAGGTGAGTAGCAAATGTATGGCGAAGCATATGGGGATATATAGTTGTATGCATAGAAGCTTTTTTAATCATACTATTCAAGATATAACGCACCCCATCAGTAGTGAGATGCTCACCTCGATTGTTCACAAATAAGTATGGATGAGAAGTTTTTTTCATCAGCTTAGGTCGGCTATTGTGCATATACTCTTCAACTGCAGCAAGTGCATAGTCTCCCACTGGTATGTATCTCTCTTTTCTTCCTTTACCCATAACCCGCACTACACCATAACTACTATCTATATGACTGTTTTCAATGGAAATAAGTTCGCTCACACGCATCCCAGTTGCATATAATAATTCAAGTATGGCAATATTTCGAACAGACAATAGATCTGTCCCTTTATTTTTCTCGAATAACTTTTCCATTTCCTCTTCATAGAAAAATTGTGGTAATCTCGTTTCTTTTTTCGGATGATACAAAGACTGAAAAGCATCGTCTCGAATACTATATTCCTTGTTTAAAAATTTGTAATAAGATCGGATTGACGAGATTTTCCTAGAAATAGACGTTCTTGCTAATTTTTCATCATACAACTTAGTAATATACAACCGAGCATGAATATATTCAACGTCATTTAATTCTTGGACACCCTCCGCCTCTATAAACTTTAAAAATTGAATAATATCTTTTTCGTACTCTCGAACTGTTAGATTAGAATAATTTTTTTCTAATTGTATATGTGCAATAAAAGAATGAAGTTCCTCTTTACCAATCACAAGTAACCACTCCAATTCATCTATTGTAAAAGCCTCTAAAAGTATACAACTTTTTAGAGGCTTTTAGCAATTATATCGATGTACTTTTCATAAAATTTTGAATCGTTGTTAGTGCTCGATTAGCCATCTGCTCTGTGCGTACTTTCTTATCTCTTACTTTAGGTTGTAGCTCTGGGAACAAGCCAAAGTTAATATTCATTGGCTGGAAATTTTTCGGGTTGGCTTCTGTTATATAACGGGCCATGCTCCCTAGAGCCGTCTCGGCTGGGAATACAACTAGTTCTTCACCTTTTGCCAATTTTGCAGCGTTTATGCCAGCTAATAACCCACTTCCAGCTGATTCAACATAGCCTTCAACACCTGTCATTTGACCAGCAAAAAAGATTTGTTCGTTAGCTTTTAGCTGATATGTTGGCTTTAAAACATATGGCGAATTAATGAACGTATTGCGATGCATTACTCCATATCTTACTATCTCCACATTTTCTAATCCAGGAATTAGCTTTAGTACTTCTTTTTGTGGGCCCCATTTTAGATGTGTTTGAAACCCTACGATATTGTAAAGTGTGCCAGCAGCGTCATCCTGTCTCAGTTGGACTACAGCATATGGTCTTTTGCCTGTTTTAGGATCTTCTAGGCCAACCGGCTTCATAGGACCAAATAGCAACGTCTTTCTGCCTCTTGCAGCCATGACCTCTACTGGCATACAGCCTTCAAAATAAATTTCCTTTTCGAATTCCTTCAATGGTACAACCTCTGCCTCAATAAGAGCATCATAGAAGCGATTAAACTCTTCCTCAGTCATTGGACAGTTTAAATAAGCTGCTTCCCCTTTGTCATATCTAGATTTCAAGTATACTTTGTCCATATCGATACTATCTTTTTCTACGATAGGTGCAGCGGCATCATAGAAGTATAGATAATCCTGACCTGTAACCACTTTTACCTTTTCTGCAAGAGCTGGCGATGTTAAAGGACCTGTAGCGATCACTGTAATACCCTCTGGTATTTCAGTTACTTCTTCATTTACAATCTCAATTAGTGGATGGTTTCTAATAGAATCAGTAACTCTACCCGCAAAATCATGTCTGTCTACGGCAAGTGCACCACCTGCAGGAACACTACTATTGTCCGCTGAGGAGATGATTAGAGAATCCAACATACGCATTTCTT harbors:
- the fliE gene encoding flagellar hook-basal body complex protein FliE encodes the protein MAIESVSMFNVGQVNAPLAANKLSPSQAQENFGDFLQSAINSVNDTQKASDVATNKLISGGNIELHEVMIASQKASIALNATLEIRNKVVEAYQEIMRMQV
- the hslV gene encoding ATP-dependent protease subunit HslV, whose amino-acid sequence is MGSIHATTIFAVSHNGSYAMAGDGQVTLGNQVVMKHTAKKVRRLFNGQVIAGFAGSVADAFTLFEMFEGKLLEYNGNLQRAAVELAKQWRGDKMLRQLEAMLLVMDKKHLLLVSGTGEVIEPDDGVLAIGSGGNYALAAGRALKQYAGDKLTAKEIAEAALNTAADICVFTNHQIIVEVLGEHEGN
- the flgB gene encoding flagellar basal body rod protein FlgB; the encoded protein is MGIFTGTIENLERGLNFASMKQKTIAQNIANVDTPNYKAKSVNFNDFLENAKKSSISAYRTEEKHFNFQASQASPGAFDYSNLRYSSNGNGVDMDKEQANLATNQLYYNALVDRVSGKLNSLQTVIKGGG
- the trmFO gene encoding FADH(2)-oxidizing methylenetetrahydrofolate--tRNA-(uracil(54)-C(5))-methyltransferase TrmFO — translated: MTEIVNVIGAGLAGSEAAWQIASRGVKVRLFEMRPVKQTPAHHTDKFAELVCSNSLRANNLTNAVGVIKEEMRMLDSLIISSADNSSVPAGGALAVDRHDFAGRVTDSIRNHPLIEIVNEEVTEIPEGITVIATGPLTSPALAEKVKVVTGQDYLYFYDAAAPIVEKDSIDMDKVYLKSRYDKGEAAYLNCPMTEEEFNRFYDALIEAEVVPLKEFEKEIYFEGCMPVEVMAARGRKTLLFGPMKPVGLEDPKTGKRPYAVVQLRQDDAAGTLYNIVGFQTHLKWGPQKEVLKLIPGLENVEIVRYGVMHRNTFINSPYVLKPTYQLKANEQIFFAGQMTGVEGYVESAGSGLLAGINAAKLAKGEELVVFPAETALGSMARYITEANPKNFQPMNINFGLFPELQPKVRDKKVRTEQMANRALTTIQNFMKSTSI
- the fliF gene encoding flagellar basal-body MS-ring/collar protein FliF produces the protein MNERITKIKSDITTFWKSRTKGQKGTMIGGFLGVIILAAVLTFFLTRTEMVPLYSEVTPSEVGRIKENLDSKGIPNEIAVGGTSILVPKEQKDTLLVQMAAEGFPQSGMIDYSFFSQNAGFGMTDNEFNVLKLATTQTELANLIKSVEGVKEAKVMITLPEEGVFLSQSNETASASIVLNTEPGYQFSETQIASLYNLVSKSIPNLSTEDIVIRNQFLEYFDLQQANGSGGTTVTDQMTLKKTIERDLQRQVQTMLGTLMGQDKVVVSITTDIDFKQENREENLVEPVDVENMAGIEISAQRISETFTGNNPVAGGTPQGEDATDNFTNYVEGTTADGDYERSEDTINNEVNRIRKEIVESPYKIRDIGIQVMVEPPNAEDVASLPEDIRGDIEQMLATIVRTSIDKGVGELTEEQVEDKIVVSVQELRGKNSVAEVSSSTIPWWVYVIGGILLVSIILLVITLIRSRRSEEEEELLIVEEAREIPKVDDINNEKETESTLRRKQLEKMAKDKPEEFAKLLRTWIAED
- the codY gene encoding GTP-sensing pleiotropic transcriptional regulator CodY, coding for MNLLDKTRKINSMLQASAGKPVNFKEMAATLSDVIECNAFIVSRKGKLLGHEVHQQIENDRIIKMMEERQFPEEYTKNLFHVSETSSNLDVYSEHSVFPEENRELFKDGLTTIVPIIGGGERLGTLILGRLKDEFQNDDLILGEYGATVVGMEILREKSEEIEEEARSKAVVQMAINSLSYSELEAIEHIFEELDGNEGLLVASKIADRVGITRSVIVNALRKLESAGVIESRSLGMKGTYIKVLNDKFLAELAQLKMR
- the hslU gene encoding ATP-dependent protease ATPase subunit HslU, with the protein product MKETNLTPKQITEHLNKYIVGQETAKKAVAVALRNRYRRQMLNEEMKAEVIPKNILMIGPTGVGKTEIARRIAKLTKAPFVKVEATKFTEVGYVGRDVESMVRDLVEAAIRIVREEKMEEVKDQAIRLANDAIVKLLVPSLKKKNAGQNPFEALFGGKPEDDSSDTEDTDVRIKRSQIAEDLRDGKLEDEIVTVEVTEQSPSLFDALQGGGMESMGMNMQDALSNLMPKKKKKRKMKVRDARKVLIQEEAGKLIDNDELSQIAIEKTEQTGIIFIDEMDKIASKNGGSSSADVSREGVQRDILPIVEGSTVTTKYGAVKTDYILFIAAGAFHMSKPSDLIPELQGRFPIRVELEKLTKEDFVRILKEPHQSLIKQYEALLLTEEVTISFSDEGIERIGDIAYQVNQETDNIGARRLHTILEKILEDLSYEASDISPAQIQITPAYIDSKLDNIVKNKDLSQFIL
- the fliI gene encoding flagellar protein export ATPase FliI, producing the protein MKAIDLIQKIPNVSTFKKYGRVNRVVGLMIESQGPESSIGDVCKIHINSAKNGPSVILAEVVGFKEETVVLMPYTNIREISTGCLVEGTNSPLEIKVGPELIGKVLDSMGNPIDGTVLPKGLSTVGTEQDPPNPLTRPPIHEQIEVGVKAIDGMLTVGKGQRVGIFAGSGVGKSTLLGMIARNTNADLNVIALIGERGREVREFIERDLGKEGLERSIVIAATSDQPALMRIKGAFTATAIAEYFRDKGLNVMLMMDSVTRVAMAQREIGLAVGEPPATRGYTPSVFSILPKLLERTGTNENGSITAFYTVLVDGDDMNEPIADTVRGILDGHIVLDRALANKGQFPAINVLKSISRLMNHISDEQHVKAAERLRELYFTYNKSEDLINIGAYKRGTSKEIDEAIQYEPLITAFLKQGYLDKVSLDNSVHELVMLSGGGA
- the fliH gene encoding flagellar assembly protein FliH, whose protein sequence is MTLLSKIFRNVQMDCNTEKFRPIHIRNLNVEETSDKTPLAIKESFNIERSKMLDEVNQEIRNKQKQLQLEVENTRQQIQQELNEWNNQKLSYQQSAYEEGFAQGVEEGRQKALADMQSSLKTANEAMQTAYENAAAYLQQQEQVILELSIRNAERIIGIKLEEDFDLFLSIVQRGLKEAREMKEIKIYVSPYYFNLVSKNREELASIFPIDVPFMIFVDEEMNDTDCYIETNHGRIVVSIDEQVKELRRKLVDILESME
- the flgC gene encoding flagellar basal body rod protein FlgC, with amino-acid sequence MSIFHGMNTTASALTAQRLRMDVISSNMANAETTRAKLVDGEWQAYRRKTVTLQPIEGSFSSILNVARGTSSKSGVGNGVKVSGVKEDAETPFKLVYDPSHIDANEEGYVAMPNVDPLREMVDLISATRSYEANVTVFNANKAMLSKALEIGK
- the xerC gene encoding tyrosine recombinase XerC produces the protein MGKEELHSFIAHIQLEKNYSNLTVREYEKDIIQFLKFIEAEGVQELNDVEYIHARLYITKLYDEKLARTSISRKISSIRSYYKFLNKEYSIRDDAFQSLYHPKKETRLPQFFYEEEMEKLFEKNKGTDLLSVRNIAILELLYATGMRVSELISIENSHIDSSYGVVRVMGKGRKERYIPVGDYALAAVEEYMHNSRPKLMKKTSHPYLFVNNRGEHLTTDGVRYILNSMIKKASMHTTIYPHMLRHTFATHLLNNGADLRSVQELLGHAHLSSTQVYTHVTKEHLRKTYMNAHPRA
- the fliG gene encoding flagellar motor switch protein FliG, with the protein product MNKKEKELTGKQKAALLLISLGPEVSASIYKHLNEEEIERLTLEISGVKKVEPEIKEGIIEEFHHIALAQDYISQGGIGYARTVLEKALGSDHAQAIINRLTSSLQVRPFDFARRAEPTQLFNFIQNEHPQTIALILSYLEPQQAGIILSSLPQEVQADIARRIATMDSTSPEVISEIESVLERKLSSTVTQDFTETGGVDAVVEVLNGVDRTTEKTILDALEIQDPELAEEIKKRMFVFEDIVTLDNRSIQRVIRDCENEDLILSMKVSSEEVKDIIFRNMSTRMAETFKEEMDIMGPVRLRDVEEAQSRIVSVIRRLEDAGEIIIARGGGDDIIV